A window of Oscillospiraceae bacterium genomic DNA:
GATATTTTTATAATGCCATACAGTCCATCACGGCTTACAATAGCATATCCATATTCGTTTATCTTTTCAGCCAAATCAAAAATTGGCTTTATCTTACAAAAATCACCATTATCTGTATGCATATAATATCCGTATTTAATTTCAGAGTCCCAATATGGAATGATTGTGTTTTCAGGTGTAAGTTCCTTCGGTTCTTCCATTTCAATAGGGTTTCCTTTGAGGTCAAAAAACTTAGGCGAATGGAAAGACTCTAAGCAGTATAGTATATAACTTTCTTCAACCTTGATTATAGCATAGCGGCAATTAACAATAGTATTATTCTGTTTGTCAATCACACCTTTTCGTATATCGCCCCAAGTATCAATAAAGCCTACACACGCAAGACCGTTTTTATTAAAAGGCTCGGCATAATCATATTTGCAAGGAATTACAAAATTGCCTGAATTATCTATATAGCCATATTGCTCCTTGCCGTCGTCGCAAACCATACTTGCAGATGCAAGTCCTTCTGAAAAATCAAACGCATCTGTAAAGCAAAAGTCTATAACAACATTGTTGTTTATATCAATATAGCCCCATTTACCATCTTTGCAAACACAAAACTTTTCCTCAGAATAACTGCAAATAAAATCATAGTCAAAAGGAATTATAATTTCATCATTTGGAGATATAACGCCAAATTTGTCATATAATCCTGCAACATACATATTATTTCCGGCATAATGTATAGTATTGTACTTACAAGCCACTGTATAGTTTATGCCGATTAAATGCTCGTCCTGTACCTGTATTTTTTCTTCATAGTTTTTACCGTATGCGATATTAAATTGAGCATCAACTTTGCCTTCAAAATCTTTTAACTTTCTCTGTAAACTTTCTATATTTTTAATCGTGCTTTTAGTTTGTGCGTTATCAATTTTTGCCCCTATTTCCTTTGCACTATTAACAACATTTGCTGCCTTATCTACTATACTTTCGACATTATCAGCTTTACCTAAATTGCTTATAATGCCGCCTGCGATTTTTGAAAACAATCCCATAAAGAAGCTCCTTTCTGCTTTAAGCTGTCTGAACGTGCGTAATAACTATTTTTTTGTTCATATATCCGGCTTTTCCGGACAATTCAGCCATAGCAACCCTTCTTGCTTCTGAAACGGTATTTGCTTCAACATAAATAATTAAACCTCTTTCAGTTCCAGCATTAAATCTTACCATATATTTTTTCATTTTCG
This region includes:
- a CDS encoding WG repeat-containing protein; the encoded protein is MGLFSKIAGGIISNLGKADNVESIVDKAANVVNSAKEIGAKIDNAQTKSTIKNIESLQRKLKDFEGKVDAQFNIAYGKNYEEKIQVQDEHLIGINYTVACKYNTIHYAGNNMYVAGLYDKFGVISPNDEIIIPFDYDFICSYSEEKFCVCKDGKWGYIDINNNVVIDFCFTDAFDFSEGLASASMVCDDGKEQYGYIDNSGNFVIPCKYDYAEPFNKNGLACVGFIDTWGDIRKGVIDKQNNTIVNCRYAIIKVEESYILYCLESFHSPKFFDLKGNPIEMEEPKELTPENTIIPYWDSEIKYGYYMHTDNGDFCKIKPIFDLAEKINEYGYAIVSRDGLYGIIKIS